GCTGCGCCGGTGTTGCTGTTACGGATAAACTGCCAAGCTCAATGCCCTGCCACCAGTCCAGCTGGTGTATTTTTTCCTGTTCGACGCCCCACTCCTGCAAATAACGGCCAACCCCTAACGGCGTAACAAAATGCTCTACCCTGTCGGCAATTACAGCTATAGTTTCCTTATCCAGGTGATCATAATGATCGTGTGAAATGATCACTCCCCGGATTTTCGGTAGCTTATCCAGCTCAAAAGGCAGGGGATGAAAGCGCTCCGGTCCCATCCAGCTAACTGGCGATGCCCGCTTGGAGAAAACCGGGTCCAACAACCAGATCTCTCCGCTGAAATTAAGTAACAGGCTCGAATGTCCCAGCCGATAGATTTCCGGCTGTGCCTGTTCGGTATTCGTTAACCGGGCCATATCGATGTTTTCCAGCGGCACCGGCTGCTGCGGCGCGGCTGGCCGGCTTTTATCAAACAGGTAACGCCAGATTATTTTCGGTAATTTAGCCATGCCCGCAGCGGAAACATTATCAAGGTTTTGAAATTTTCCCTGACGAAACTGCGGTGACTGCTCGTAACCGCTATCAAGTGGCTGTGTGCTGCAACTTATGGTCGACATAACAAGTACCCCAATAACTAAACAAAAAAACAGGCCGAAAGATTTCAGCATAATCAGATCCTCTAAAGCATCCAGACAAGTAAACTACACTGTGCAGTTTACATTAAAGCATTTTAAAAAGTAAACTACTTAGTGTAAAATTGTGCTACAACTTTTTATTGGGACGGTTATGGAAAAGAAAATAACCCAGAGCGAGCGCAAGCGCGCGGCAATTCTTGCTGCGGCCATCGAAGAATTTCGGGACAAGGGCTTCAGGGCCGCCAGTATGGACAGCCTGGCAGCAAGGGCGCAGGTCTCTAAACGCACCGTTTATAATCACTTTGCCAGCAAAGAAGTCCTGTTCCAGGCAATCGCCCAACAGCTGTTCGATCACTCCGCCCAAATGACCCGTATTCGCTACCAAAGCGAGCTGCCATTGACGCAGCAGCTAATGGAGTTTGCCGATAAAGAGCTGGATTTGCTGGCCTCGGCACAGTTTCGCGATCTGGCGAAAATCATGATAGGCGAATGTATCCATTCACCCGAGCTGGCTGCCAACACTATGGCGCAGCTTAACAAGCAGGAAATAAGCTTAGAGCAGTGGATTGCCGATGCGGTGGACGATGGAAAATTAAAGCCGGTAGACCCTGCCTATGCCACCGGCCAGTTTATCGCCCTGATCAAAGGCAATGCTTTCTGGCCGCAGATCACTATGGGACAGCCAATCCCGGATAAGGCACAAAAACAACAAATCGCCGAAGATACCGTAGGCATGTTTCTCGCGTATTACGCCCTTTAATTTCTCCACAAACAAAAATGCCGGTCAAATCGACCGGCATTTTTTATTCAATCAAAGCCTATTATGCTTTGGCGGCAGTAGCCTTAGCTTTGGGTTTCGCCTTGGCTGCGGCTTTCTTTTTCGGCGCCGCTTTCTTTTTCGTCTGCTCTTCCACCCATTTTCCGTCGATGTATTTGGCTACCCAGCCGGTCGCCTTACCTTCGACTTCTGTCATCACATATTGCTCTTTGGTTTTACGGCTAAAGCGCACTACCGCTAAATTGCCTTCGGGATCTTCCGCCGGCGCATCCGCCAGGTAATAAAACTTGGAAGAGATGCGATCCCTGAACCTTTTCAACTCTGCCACTTTAGGTGCCCGGGTTTCTCTCGACCGCGGGAAAGTACTGGCAGCCATAAAGATCCCGGCAGCGCCGTCCCTGAGGACAAAGTGGGCATCCGACTGCTCGCAAGGCAGTTCAGGCAAAGACACCGGATCTTCTTTTGGCGGCGCAGCTTCACCGTTTTTCAGCAGCTTACGGGTGTTTTTACATTCCTCATTGGTACAGCCGAAATATTTGCCAAAACGTCCCGACTTCAATTCCATTTGCGAGCCACAGCGATCACATTCCAGCACAGGGCCGTCATAACCCTTAATCTTAAAGCTGCCCTGCTCAAGTTCATAACCGTCACACACAGGGTTGTTACCGCACACGTGCAATTTACGGGTTTCATCGATCAAGTAACTGTCCATCGCCGTCTGACACTTAGGACAACGGTGCATGGCACGCAGTGCTTCGGTTTCCTGATCTTCCGCCAGCACGCTCACCGCTTCTTCACCCGAAGTCAGGTTCATGGTGGTGGTACAGCGCTCTTTCGGCGGCAGGGCATAACCGGTACAGCCTAAGAATACCCCGGTAGAAGCGGTTCTGATGCCCATCTTGCGGCCGCAGGTAGGACAGTCGATATCTGTAGTAACCGGCTCGTTGCTGGGCATTCCGCCTTCATCCACAGGCTTGTCTGCCAGGCTGAGCTGCTCGGTAAAGTTTTTGTAGAACTCGTTTAATACCGCCTTCCAGTCAATCTGGCCTTCGGCGATTTCATCCAGCTCCTGCTCCATATTGGCGGTAAAATCAAAGCTCATCAGCTTTTCAAAACTTTGCGATAAACTGTCGGTGACAATTTCTCCCATTTTTTCCGCATAAAAACGCTTTTTGTCCAGGCGCACATAACCGCGATCCTGAATCGTGGAAATAATAGAAGCATAAGTCGACGGACGGCCGATAGAGCGTTTTTCCAATTCTTTAACCAGGGAAGCTTCACCATAGCGCGCCACAGGCTTGGTAAAGTGCTGGGACGGGGTCAGCTTATCCAGGGTTAAGACCTCACCGACAGCAATATCCGGCAGATGGGTATCGTCACCTTTGGAAAGCTGCGGATGAACCCGGGTCCAGCCGTCAAATTTCATTACCCGGCCTTTGGCTTTTAGGTCAAACTTACCGGCGCTGACGGTCAAGGTGCTGACATCATAGCGGGCAGCCGTCATCTGACAGGCAACGAACTGACGCCAGATAAGGTCATAAAGTTTTTTCGCATCGGCTTCCATATCAGACATAAAGGCCGACTCCAGCTTGACATTCGATGGCCGGATCGCCTCGTGCGCTTCCTGGGCCCCTGCCTTGCTGCCATAGGTTTTCGGTTTTTCCGGCAAATAGTTCTCACCGAAATTTTCGCTGATATAGTTACGGCACATATCAACGGCATCTTTACTCAGGTTGGTCGAGTCGGTACGCATATAGGTAATATGGCCGGCTTCATACAAACGCTGCGCCAGTCCCATGGTACGTTTAACGCCAAAACCTAAACGGGTGCTGGCCGCTTGTTGCAAAGTGGAGGTAATAAAAGGTGCCGAAGGCGTGCTTTTCGAAGGCCGGTCTTCGCGGTTGCTG
This genomic window from Thalassomonas viridans contains:
- a CDS encoding MBL fold metallo-hydrolase, whose translation is MSTISCSTQPLDSGYEQSPQFRQGKFQNLDNVSAAGMAKLPKIIWRYLFDKSRPAAPQQPVPLENIDMARLTNTEQAQPEIYRLGHSSLLLNFSGEIWLLDPVFSKRASPVSWMGPERFHPLPFELDKLPKIRGVIISHDHYDHLDKETIAVIADRVEHFVTPLGVGRYLQEWGVEQEKIHQLDWWQGIELGSLSVTATPAQHFSGRGLTDRDETLWASWVLQSKQHKLFFSGDTGYFDGFKTIGDRFGPFDLTILENGAYDKDWAEVHMTPEQTLQAHLDLRGKALMPVHNSTFDLALHAWYEPLERLSELAQAQWVPLVTPVIGQPLPFSELTETTAWWRAVAGFESESPIVFDGEEIAD
- a CDS encoding TetR/AcrR family transcriptional regulator, giving the protein MEKKITQSERKRAAILAAAIEEFRDKGFRAASMDSLAARAQVSKRTVYNHFASKEVLFQAIAQQLFDHSAQMTRIRYQSELPLTQQLMEFADKELDLLASAQFRDLAKIMIGECIHSPELAANTMAQLNKQEISLEQWIADAVDDGKLKPVDPAYATGQFIALIKGNAFWPQITMGQPIPDKAQKQQIAEDTVGMFLAYYAL
- the topA gene encoding type I DNA topoisomerase, which produces MAKSLVIVESPAKAKTINKYLGKDFVVKSSVGHVRDLPTGSTGKKVAAKSPAEVRKMSPEAKAKYKQKRDKQALVNRMGIDPEKDWQADYQILPGKEKVVNELKKLADTADTVYLATDLDREGEAIAWHLKEIIGGSDDKFKRVVFNEITENAIQQAFSTPGELSMPGVNAQQARRFLDRVVGFMVSPLLWKKIARGLSAGRVQSVAVKLVVEREREIKAFVPKEFWEINADTNTNDGQALNLDVTHEDGKAFKPGNESEAKQALAVLESAKYSVSNREDRPSKSTPSAPFITSTLQQAASTRLGFGVKRTMGLAQRLYEAGHITYMRTDSTNLSKDAVDMCRNYISENFGENYLPEKPKTYGSKAGAQEAHEAIRPSNVKLESAFMSDMEADAKKLYDLIWRQFVACQMTAARYDVSTLTVSAGKFDLKAKGRVMKFDGWTRVHPQLSKGDDTHLPDIAVGEVLTLDKLTPSQHFTKPVARYGEASLVKELEKRSIGRPSTYASIISTIQDRGYVRLDKKRFYAEKMGEIVTDSLSQSFEKLMSFDFTANMEQELDEIAEGQIDWKAVLNEFYKNFTEQLSLADKPVDEGGMPSNEPVTTDIDCPTCGRKMGIRTASTGVFLGCTGYALPPKERCTTTMNLTSGEEAVSVLAEDQETEALRAMHRCPKCQTAMDSYLIDETRKLHVCGNNPVCDGYELEQGSFKIKGYDGPVLECDRCGSQMELKSGRFGKYFGCTNEECKNTRKLLKNGEAAPPKEDPVSLPELPCEQSDAHFVLRDGAAGIFMAASTFPRSRETRAPKVAELKRFRDRISSKFYYLADAPAEDPEGNLAVVRFSRKTKEQYVMTEVEGKATGWVAKYIDGKWVEEQTKKKAAPKKKAAAKAKPKAKATAAKA